The following proteins are encoded in a genomic region of Galbibacter sp. BG1:
- a CDS encoding serine hydrolase domain-containing protein, with protein sequence MNIGAKFYLTITILLIVTLGFGQSNGEKNSEIAKFLDSLSQDDFSGTILVAHKDKIIEKRAYGFSSIEYDVKNKIDTKFNIASITKTFTATAALNLYEEGKIDLESPIGKYLPYYPNKTVRDSVTVHQLLTHTSGLNNFYVADLDKIKNSDYNEISDFVPLFVNDTLLSKTRYEILL encoded by the coding sequence ATGAATATTGGAGCAAAATTTTATCTAACGATTACGATTTTACTAATTGTAACTTTAGGTTTCGGACAATCAAACGGCGAAAAAAACTCTGAAATTGCTAAGTTTCTCGACAGTTTAAGCCAAGATGATTTTTCAGGAACAATATTGGTTGCTCACAAAGATAAAATAATAGAAAAAAGAGCTTACGGATTTTCCAGTATAGAATATGATGTAAAAAATAAAATTGACACTAAATTTAATATAGCTTCAATTACAAAAACGTTCACTGCCACTGCAGCTTTAAATCTTTATGAGGAGGGTAAAATAGATCTGGAGAGTCCTATAGGGAAGTATTTACCATATTACCCAAACAAAACTGTTAGAGACTCGGTAACAGTTCATCAACTCTTGACACATACATCTGGACTCAACAACTTCTATGTTGCTGATTTAGATAAAATAAAGAATTCAGATTATAATGAAATTTCTGATTTTGTGCCGCTTTTTGTGAACGATACACTTTTATCTAAAACCAGGTACGAAATATTATTATAG
- a CDS encoding SGNH/GDSL hydrolase family protein codes for MKRIILIIAVVILGACKTTQPSVNSTSPPEEDLKYLALGDSYTIGESVCESCKFPIQLISKLAEEEDKKIELQVIAKTGWTTSDLIEGIKKANPTPDQDMVTLLIGVNNQYQGKDFSLYQEDFPALLAKAIQLAKGRNDHVFVVSIPDYAYTPFGQKKDNPKQISEEIDKYNAFAKKTADIMGVSFVNITNITREGLRNSNLVASDGLHPSKEAYSSFVAQIILEIKNKNIVK; via the coding sequence ATGAAAAGAATTATACTAATTATAGCCGTGGTGATTTTAGGGGCCTGTAAAACAACACAGCCTTCTGTAAATAGTACAAGCCCGCCAGAAGAAGACTTAAAATATCTAGCTTTAGGCGATAGTTATACCATTGGGGAAAGCGTATGTGAAAGTTGCAAGTTCCCCATTCAACTAATTTCCAAACTTGCGGAAGAGGAAGATAAGAAAATTGAATTACAAGTAATCGCAAAAACAGGATGGACGACCTCCGACCTCATAGAAGGAATTAAGAAAGCGAATCCAACCCCAGATCAAGATATGGTCACTCTTTTAATTGGTGTTAACAATCAATATCAAGGGAAAGATTTTTCTCTTTATCAAGAAGACTTTCCTGCTCTTTTGGCAAAAGCTATCCAGCTTGCTAAAGGAAGAAATGATCATGTTTTTGTGGTTTCTATTCCTGATTATGCTTACACTCCTTTCGGACAAAAAAAGGATAACCCAAAGCAAATTTCCGAGGAAATAGATAAATACAATGCATTTGCAAAGAAAACGGCGGACATTATGGGGGTAAGTTTTGTAAATATTACCAACATTACCAGGGAGGGGCTGCGTAATTCCAATTTAGTAGCGTCCGATGGTTTGCATCCTTCTAAAGAAGCATATAGCAGTTTTGTAGCCCAGATTATCCTTGAAATAAAAAACAAGAATATTGTGAAGTAG